The proteins below are encoded in one region of Sneathia sanguinegens:
- a CDS encoding DUF2513 domain-containing protein, with translation MILNKDLIRQILLYVEENGNDKMPVYNIEIDGYTDEEIRYHFKRLLEADIIKGEVVGLQGNKIRFNCLTWYGHEYLDSIRDKGLWEKVKRDIEVYGIKSVTLDIIKAYAEKIIKQKLGI, from the coding sequence ATGATATTAAATAAAGACTTAATAAGGCAAATACTATTGTATGTTGAAGAGAATGGAAACGACAAAATGCCAGTATACAATATCGAAATAGATGGATATACAGATGAAGAAATTAGATATCATTTTAAACGATTACTAGAAGCAGATATCATTAAAGGAGAAGTTGTTGGACTTCAAGGTAATAAGATTAGATTTAATTGTTTAACTTGGTATGGTCATGAATATTTAGATAGTATAAGAGACAAAGGATTATGGGAGAAAGTAAAAAGAGATATAGAAGTTTATGGAATTAAAAGTGTGACTTTAGATATTATAAAAGCTTATGCAGAAAAAATAATTAAACAAAAATTAGGAATATAA